A genomic stretch from Lathyrus oleraceus cultivar Zhongwan6 chromosome 2, CAAS_Psat_ZW6_1.0, whole genome shotgun sequence includes:
- the LOC127123766 gene encoding uncharacterized protein LOC127123766, whose amino-acid sequence CQKAFDSIKEYLSEPPILSPPVEGRPLIMYLTVLEDSMGCVLGQQDESGKKECAIYYLSKKFTDCESRYSMLEKTCCALAWAAKRLRQYMLNHTTWLISRMDPIKYIFEKPALTGRIARWQMLLSEYDIEYRAQKAIKGSILADHLAHQPIEDYQSVQYDFPDEEILYLKMKDCDEPTLDEGPEPGSRWSMVFDGAVNQYGNGIGAVIITPQGTHIPFTARLTFKCTNNMAEYEACIMGLEECIDLRIKHLDVYGDSALVVNQIKGEWETNHPGLIPYRDYARRISTFFTEVDFHHISRDENRMADALATLASMIVVRLWNEVPNITVMRLDRPAHVFVVEEVKDDKPWYYDIKRFLQSQIYPPGASVKDRKTLRRFSGSFYLNGDVLYKRNFDMVLLRCVDRHEKTNVKLACLSVELDPLSLNSSTSTSDVEG is encoded by the coding sequence tgccagaaagcttttgatagtattaaagagtatctgtctgagcctccgattctgtctccgcccgtggaagggagaccattgatcatgtatctgactgttcttgaagattctatgggttgtgtccttggccagcaagatgaatcagggaagaaagagtgtgctatctactacttgagtaagaagttcaccgattgtgagtctcgatattcaatgcttgagaagacatgttgtgctttggcttgggccgctaagcgcttacgtcagtatatgttgaatcataccacttggttgatatccagaatggacccaatcaagtatatatttgagaagcctgctttaactggaaggattgcccgttggcagatgttgttgtctgagtatgatattgagtatcgagctcagaaagctattaaaggtagtattttggctgaccacttggcacatcaaccaattgaggactatcagtcagttcagtatgacttcccagatgaggagattctgtatttaaaaatgaaagattgtgatgaacccacacttgatgaagggccagagcctggttccagatggagtatggtatttgatggcgctgtaaatcaatatggaaatggtattggggcggtaatcattacgcctcagggcacacatattccttttacagcaaggctaactttcaagtgcacgaataatatggctgagtatgaggcctgtattatgggattggaggaatgcattgatcttagaatcaagcatcttgatgtatatggtgattcagccctcgttgttaatcagattaagggtgagtgggaaacgaatcatcctggcctcattccatatagagattatgcgaggaggatttcaacgttctttactgaggttgacttccatcatatttctcgagatgagaatcggatggcagatgcccttgctacacttgcttcaatgattgtggtcagactttggaatgaagttcccaatattaccgtgatgcgcttggataggccagctcatgtgtttgtggtagaggaagtaaaagatgacaaaccatggtattatgatatcaagcgtttccttcagagccagatttacccgcctggggcatccgtaaaagataggaagactctgaggagattctcaggaagtttttacctcaatggtgatgtactctacaagagaaattttgacatggttctgctcagatgcgtggatagacacgaa